From Zetaproteobacteria bacterium, a single genomic window includes:
- the pstB gene encoding phosphate ABC transporter ATP-binding protein PstB, translating into MNRNGAEESRAIDGDAVKISVRNLDFFYGDKQVLFGNTLEIAEGKVTAFIGPSGCGKSTHIRTYNRMFDLYKGHRAQGEILMDGRNILDPKEPLLRLRHHVGMIFQKPTPFPMSIFNNIAYGIRLHEKIGKRELAERVEKALTDAALWDEVKDHLDSPGTSLSGGQQQRLCIARALAVKPQVLLMDEPCSALDPVATAKIEELIHELRGKYTIVIVTHNMQQAARVSDYTAFFYLGRLVEFNRTDIIFSEPARRETEDYVAGRFG; encoded by the coding sequence ATGAACAGAAACGGTGCGGAAGAATCGCGCGCGATCGACGGCGACGCGGTCAAGATCTCGGTGCGCAACCTCGACTTCTTCTACGGCGACAAACAGGTGCTGTTCGGCAACACGCTGGAGATCGCCGAAGGCAAGGTGACCGCCTTCATCGGCCCCTCCGGCTGCGGCAAATCGACCCACATCCGAACCTACAACCGGATGTTCGACCTCTACAAAGGCCACCGCGCGCAAGGCGAGATCCTCATGGACGGGCGCAACATCCTCGACCCCAAGGAGCCGTTGCTGCGGCTGCGTCACCACGTCGGGATGATCTTCCAGAAGCCCACCCCCTTTCCGATGAGCATCTTCAACAACATCGCCTACGGCATCCGGCTGCACGAGAAGATCGGCAAGCGGGAGCTGGCCGAGCGGGTGGAGAAGGCGCTCACCGACGCCGCCTTGTGGGACGAGGTGAAGGACCATTTGGACAGCCCGGGCACCTCCCTCTCCGGCGGGCAACAACAGCGGCTCTGCATCGCCCGCGCGCTGGCGGTGAAGCCGCAGGTGCTGTTGATGGACGAGCCCTGCTCGGCGCTCGATCCGGTGGCCACCGCCAAGATCGAGGAGTTGATCCACGAACTGAGGGGGAAGTACACCATCGTCATCGTCACCCACAACATGCAACAGGCCGCCCGCGTCTCCGACTACACCGCCTTCTTCTACCTGGGCAGGCTGGTGGAGTTCAATCGCACCGATATCATCTTTTCGGAACCGGCCAGGCGGGAGACCGAGGACTACGTCGCCGGCCGCTTCGGCTGA
- a CDS encoding Ppx/GppA family phosphatase: MIPPDSRPRRDDATPLLAAAIDIGSNAMRLRIASVGEDGHIKPLFAHREAVRLGADAFSSGVLRDETIARTEEAFDRFRAILNRYPIERLRATGTSALREAANGDRLIARIRKRFGITIEVIPGEEEGRLIHQAIYQRLPDLRKQRVLLIDVGGGSVEITLCVRGTIVALESFRMGTVRLLNLFHAADDPDAFHHLLHEYIAAMRAKVRQEIAGRRIDCCVGTGGNLETMADLAVSLLERDRNNRLDYAALDQLGERLEALSCAERIERLGLRPDRADVIVPAVLVVKSVMELVGDVPLLVPGVGLAEGVLVDLLAPHLADVTTMKRQAIAWAKSMARRFHADSGQARRVRRAARAFFDQLRPLHRLKKRDRLLLQVAAICHEIGMAVRSDGHQRHAAYLIEASPMVGLTGEERRLLARVVRGQRKAFPDRSALAGDFSERDGDRIRKLALLLRLAIAVNKERRDAVERIVCAMDDRGIHVELAGEGDMQLEAWSLNKLSPLCREVFGLPIAAIRLLH, from the coding sequence GTGATCCCGCCCGACTCCCGGCCCCGGCGGGACGATGCCACGCCGCTGCTGGCGGCGGCGATCGACATCGGCTCCAACGCCATGCGGCTGCGCATCGCCTCGGTGGGGGAGGACGGCCACATCAAGCCACTCTTCGCCCACCGTGAGGCGGTCCGCCTCGGGGCCGACGCCTTCTCCTCCGGAGTGTTGCGCGACGAGACCATCGCCCGGACCGAGGAGGCATTCGACCGCTTCCGCGCCATCCTGAATCGCTATCCGATCGAGCGGCTGCGGGCCACCGGCACCAGCGCGCTGCGCGAGGCGGCCAACGGTGACCGGCTGATCGCCCGCATCCGGAAGCGGTTCGGCATCACCATCGAGGTGATCCCGGGGGAAGAGGAGGGACGCCTGATCCATCAGGCGATCTACCAGCGGTTGCCCGACCTGCGCAAACAGCGGGTGCTCCTGATCGATGTCGGCGGCGGCAGTGTCGAGATCACCCTCTGCGTGCGCGGCACCATCGTGGCGCTGGAGAGCTTCCGCATGGGGACGGTGCGGTTGCTCAACCTCTTCCACGCCGCCGACGACCCCGACGCCTTCCACCATCTGCTGCACGAGTATATCGCCGCCATGCGCGCCAAGGTGCGGCAGGAGATCGCCGGCCGCAGGATCGACTGCTGCGTCGGCACCGGCGGTAATCTCGAAACCATGGCCGATCTGGCCGTCTCCCTCCTGGAACGCGACCGTAACAACCGGCTCGACTACGCCGCCCTCGACCAGTTGGGCGAACGGCTGGAGGCACTCTCCTGCGCCGAACGGATCGAACGGCTTGGGCTGCGGCCGGATCGTGCCGACGTGATCGTGCCGGCGGTACTGGTGGTCAAGTCGGTGATGGAGCTGGTCGGCGACGTCCCGCTCCTGGTGCCCGGAGTCGGCCTGGCCGAAGGGGTGCTGGTCGATCTGCTCGCCCCCCATCTGGCCGATGTCACCACCATGAAACGGCAGGCAATCGCCTGGGCGAAGAGCATGGCGCGCAGGTTCCATGCCGATTCCGGACAGGCGCGGCGCGTGCGGCGAGCGGCGCGCGCCTTCTTCGACCAGCTCCGGCCGCTGCACCGGCTGAAGAAGCGCGATCGTCTGCTGCTGCAGGTGGCGGCCATCTGTCACGAGATCGGCATGGCGGTGCGCAGCGACGGCCATCAGCGCCACGCCGCCTATCTGATCGAGGCATCACCGATGGTCGGCCTCACCGGGGAGGAGCGGCGACTGCTCGCCCGGGTGGTGCGCGGCCAACGCAAGGCCTTCCCCGACCGCTCCGCGCTGGCCGGCGACTTCTCCGAACGCGATGGTGACCGGATCCGGAAGCTGGCGCTGCTGTTGCGGCTGGCCATCGCCGTCAACAAGGAGCGGCGCGACGCCGTGGAGCGGATCGTCTGCGCGATGGACGATCGCGGCATCCACGTGGAGCTGGCCGGCGAGGGGGACATGCAGCTGGAGGCATGGAGCCTCAACAAGCTCTCCCCTCTCTGCAGGGAGGTGTTCGGCCTGCCCATCGCCGCGATCCGGCTGCTCCACTGA
- the phoU gene encoding phosphate transport system regulatory protein PhoU — MEGGAAQCDTMNRHTFSAFDDDLRDIHDDILTMMKLARRNSKRAINALLNGQKEKARRVIDADEVVDALELQIDRKARMIIVHHQPVASDLRTVFTTMKITTELERISDLATCIARMALEEEPDPVTDELMIMKPLLFNMFRLALQAFKASDAAIAAQLIAYDRHLNESCHAIDRVLHSMMVEDPARTERCIAVANVAKRIERIGDHLKNIGQMIVYQVSGREARHVDPKMLEALLCGDDEDEEG, encoded by the coding sequence ATGGAGGGAGGCGCCGCCCAATGCGACACCATGAACCGTCACACCTTCAGCGCCTTCGACGACGACCTGCGCGACATCCACGACGACATCCTGACGATGATGAAGCTGGCCCGGCGCAACAGCAAACGGGCGATCAACGCCCTGCTCAACGGGCAGAAGGAGAAGGCACGACGGGTGATCGACGCCGACGAGGTGGTCGACGCCCTCGAGCTGCAGATCGACCGGAAGGCGCGGATGATCATCGTCCACCACCAGCCCGTGGCCAGCGATCTACGCACGGTCTTCACTACCATGAAGATCACCACCGAACTGGAGCGGATCAGCGACCTGGCCACCTGCATCGCCCGGATGGCCCTGGAGGAGGAGCCCGATCCGGTCACCGACGAGCTGATGATCATGAAGCCGCTGCTCTTCAACATGTTCCGTCTCGCGCTGCAGGCGTTCAAGGCGTCGGACGCCGCCATCGCCGCCCAGCTGATCGCCTACGACCGCCACCTCAATGAGAGCTGCCACGCCATCGACCGGGTGCTGCACTCGATGATGGTGGAAGATCCGGCGCGGACCGAACGTTGCATCGCCGTCGCCAACGTGGCCAAGCGGATCGAACGGATCGGCGACCATCTGAAGAACATCGGTCAGATGATCGTCTACCAGGTCAGCGGGCGGGAGGCGCGCCACGTCGATCCCAAGATGCTGGAGGCGCTGCTGTGCGGCGACGACGAGGACGAGGAGGGGTGA
- a CDS encoding class I SAM-dependent methyltransferase, with protein sequence MAYVDFMSALHKRTRRDYLARVTDPDFPKAKAARLAKQWGYDYWDGDRRICYGGYRYIPGRWTPVARAMIDHYSLRDGDRVLDVGCGKGFLLYEIQRLLPGIRIAGIDISSYAIEHAKAEVRPFLQVAHAGSLPFADRSFDLVYSINTLHNLHNYDLDRALRELERVGKRKYLCVESYRTEEEKANLLYWQVTCEAFCTPEEWEWWFRQSGYSGDYSFIFFE encoded by the coding sequence TTGGCCTACGTTGACTTCATGTCCGCCCTGCATAAGCGCACCAGGCGGGACTACCTCGCCCGGGTCACCGACCCCGACTTCCCCAAGGCGAAGGCGGCGCGGCTGGCCAAACAGTGGGGCTACGACTACTGGGACGGGGACCGCCGCATCTGCTACGGCGGCTACCGCTACATTCCTGGGCGGTGGACCCCCGTCGCCCGGGCGATGATCGACCATTACAGCCTGCGGGATGGGGATCGGGTGCTCGATGTCGGCTGCGGCAAAGGCTTCCTGCTCTACGAGATCCAGCGGCTGCTCCCCGGAATACGGATCGCCGGCATCGACATCTCCTCCTACGCCATCGAGCACGCCAAGGCCGAAGTCCGCCCCTTCCTCCAGGTAGCCCACGCCGGCAGCCTCCCCTTCGCTGACCGGAGCTTCGATCTGGTCTACTCCATCAACACGCTGCACAACCTCCACAACTACGATCTCGACCGGGCGCTGCGCGAACTGGAACGGGTGGGGAAGCGGAAGTACCTTTGCGTCGAGTCCTATCGAACCGAGGAGGAGAAGGCCAACCTCCTCTACTGGCAGGTGACATGCGAGGCGTTCTGCACGCCCGAGGAGTGGGAATGGTGGTTCCGACAGAGCGGCTACAGCGGCGATTACTCCTTCATCTTCTTCGAATAG
- a CDS encoding aminoglycoside phosphotransferase family protein — translation MRLFAKCYFRHPSDPRDRLGAELRFLTFARAEGICNVPEPVAADPDQGIALFRQIEGRRLRPEEIGADHVRAAAVFVDRLNRAREAGGDLPRASDAFFRIAEQCTHLEGRIETLRWETARRDGPLQREAAELVGRIATAWHRIRGEIVRIVDPAAELPTTQRCISPSDFGFHNALLTDGGELCFLDFEYAGWDDPAKLCCDFFCQPDLPVPLRYSGLFIEEALKSFAPAADMLAMRAAALFPLFSLKWCCIMLNPFLPGGARRRRFADGGAESERRLRRQLDRAAEALDRMEDGRLGLR, via the coding sequence ATGCGCCTCTTCGCCAAGTGCTACTTCCGCCACCCCTCCGACCCACGCGACCGCCTCGGGGCGGAGCTGCGCTTCCTCACCTTCGCCCGTGCGGAGGGCATCTGCAACGTCCCCGAGCCGGTGGCCGCCGACCCCGACCAGGGGATCGCCCTCTTCCGGCAGATCGAAGGGCGACGGCTCCGACCGGAAGAGATCGGCGCCGACCACGTGCGGGCGGCGGCCGTCTTCGTCGACCGGCTCAACCGGGCGCGGGAGGCGGGCGGCGACCTGCCACGGGCATCGGACGCCTTCTTTCGCATCGCGGAGCAATGCACCCATCTGGAGGGGCGCATCGAAACCCTTCGATGGGAGACGGCGCGCCGAGACGGACCGCTGCAGCGGGAGGCCGCGGAACTGGTCGGGCGCATCGCAACGGCCTGGCACCGGATTCGAGGCGAGATCGTCCGGATAGTGGATCCGGCTGCGGAACTGCCGACCACGCAGCGCTGCATCTCCCCCTCCGACTTCGGCTTCCACAATGCGCTGCTGACCGATGGGGGGGAGCTCTGCTTCCTCGACTTCGAATACGCCGGCTGGGACGACCCGGCCAAGCTCTGCTGCGACTTCTTCTGCCAACCCGACCTGCCGGTGCCGCTGCGCTACAGCGGCCTCTTCATCGAAGAGGCGCTAAAGTCCTTCGCGCCAGCGGCCGATATGCTCGCCATGCGCGCTGCGGCGCTGTTTCCCCTCTTCTCCCTGAAATGGTGCTGTATCATGCTCAACCCCTTCCTCCCCGGCGGGGCGCGGCGGCGGCGCTTCGCCGACGGCGGGGCGGAGTCGGAACGGCGGCTGCGCCGTCAGCTCGACCGGGCGGCGGAGGCACTCGACCGGATGGAGGATGGACGCCTTGGCCTACGTTGA